ATCTGATGCTGGTGCGAGATAATATCATCCTTCTTTTCATACGTTTTCTCCTTTCCCGGTTTAGTAGTTTCAACGCCTAGTATGCTAACGATTATCGATGATTCTTATGGAATGGTGTCCCAAAAAGCGCAGTAGCTCTGTCGCAGGCCGAAGTCTGTGCTGATCGTTGAATCAAGGACAAGGTGCTGATCAGTCACGTCATCATACAGCGGCCAGGCAACAATAGCTCCTGTTCCGTTCGGGGTTCCCGACAGTGCCATTCTCGACCAGTAGCCCATCATTGCCGCGGAAAGATCGGAGTCCTCGGTAGCAAAGCCCAGATAGGCAGGGAAGGTCCCAAAAACGTAAAACACCTCGAGGCCGTGATAGGAGCCCAGGGAAGCCCAGGGTTGTTGGAGAATCGGCGGTTTGCGCGTGAAATGATAGAGGTAAGCAGCGTTATTTGCAGCCGTGTGCGCGCGAACGGTCCTGCGGGTCGGCGCAATAAAAGTTCCATCCGTAAGAATATTTTCGTACGCATTCTTTATAACCTCAACGGTGCTAAGATTGTTGATCACGTATTCATTAAGAATGTTGGTACATGAGGCATCCCCGTAAACCTGGGTCAATTCCGAAACCAGACTGGAATAGGCGGTTGATGGATCTGTCCACCAACCTGCGTCTTGAGCCTTCTGAACGTACAGCGAGCCCTCGTCCTGGTTTGTGCCCATGAGCAGCGGCACCGCAGCTTCCTTTCCTTGTATGTAAAGGTTTGCGGGTGTGTCGGTAAGCAGCTTGCCATCAATGGCAATAAGCTTGGCAATCTGGTCTCCCGGGGCTATCACTCCTGAATTATCCTGGGCCAATATCTCTTGCCAGGTCTTCGCGCGAAGGTTGGCCACGACTCCGGGTCCCGAGAAGCCGAATTTTAACGCGAACTGGTCCCCGATCGCCTCGATACCAATTAGGCCGCGCAATTTTTCCAGCGGGGTTCCGCTCTCGGCGATGGCCCGATGAAAAAGACCTCCGGCGAGCGGAGAGACCATGAGTATGTGCACACTCAATGCTCCCGCGGACTCTCCAAAGATGGTCACATTTCCAGGGTCGCCGCCGAACGAGCTGATATTATCGCGTACCCAGCGGAGTGCGTAAATCTGGTCCTTAAAACCGTAATTGCCTGACACGTGATCGGGGTCCTCGGCATCCAACTCGGAATTTGCGAAGAACCCGAGCATGCCGAGACGGTAATTGATCGTCACGACTACGATATTTTGACTCCGCGCGAGATTCTCTCCGATGTTGGCGCTGTACGCCCCGGAGCCCATGATCAGGCCGCCCCCATGGATCCAGACCATCACCGGCAGCGCATCGGACACAGATGTCGCAGGTGTCCAGACATTGAGATACAGGCAATCCTCGTCAATGGTGCCGCCGCCGCTCAGGTCGTTGAGTTGAGCGTCGATGTGTTGGGGACAGGGGTTGCCGTACGCCATAGCCGGCCGGATGGAAGGCCAGGAAGTAACTGCCTGCGGCGGCTTCCAGCGCAGATTTCCCGTTGGGGGCGCGGCATAGGGTATCCCGAGATAACTGCCGATCCCGCCGGAAACCTTACCCTGGATCTGACCCGCTGTTGTTACGATCAATCCCGTCCCGAGGTTGGTGGTTGTCGCGGGGGTTGGAGCGGGGGTTGCGTCATTCCCCTTACTTCCGCTGCTGCATGACATGAAAAATATAAGAGCGATGCAAAGGCTGATGGTCTTCAGTACTTGGCTTACCATACTTGATTTCTCCTCTTGGGCGAGTTTGTGCAGAGCCGAGAATGCCTGGCCCTGAAAAAGCCAGCCCGCATCATAATTGAAAACGCAACAACGAGTATCCCGCGAGACGTAAGACATTACGTTAAAAAAGTATCACACTTCCGGTAAAAAGGCAAGGTAATGCCAGTCGAGTGTCAAGCCAGTCGAGGCAGGCGGAATGGCCGCAAGTCAAGGAAGCGGCGCTGGAGTCTGGCCTCTGCATACATATCCAGGAGCTGTATCTCCCAATACCTTCGGGCATGAAAGAGGCGTGAAGTCTCTCCTCGGTCTCGATCCGATCTTTGAAGCGAATGAGGGGATACTCATTTAAACTCTTCAACCTGCCGCTTCATATCGCCACAAAAGCAATCAACTTCAATAAAACAGATCAACATTTCGGACAGTATCAAGAATCGCTTTACAAGTACAATCAATTAATGTATCACTATGGGGAAACCTCGCGATAGCGGTCAAACTTCAGATAGAGAACCGGCTTTTTCTAAATTATTGTACGAAGTAGTGGTTTCGTATAAGCCATCATGCAACCAAACATCCGACAACAGGTCTTTTCACTCGCATTGCCCGTAGTGCTCTCCAGCCTGCTCCAGCGTTCCGTCGGGATCGTGGACATCTTTCTCGTCGGCGGACTGGGGGCATCTTCCATTGCCGCGGTAGGCATTGCGCAGATCATGGTCTTTGTGCTCATGAGCTTGTCCTGGGGCATCAACGTGGGTGTCACGGTCCAGGTATCTCAATTATGGGGCGCGGGAAGGAAAGGGGACGCGGCAAAGGCGGCGTTCCAGGCCATGCTGCTTGCAGTAGGGGCGGCGCTGCTCATGATGCTGCTCGGGCTTTCGTTCGGCGGACCGGTAGCGTCGATGCTCGGCGCAAATAATGAGGTGCAGAGCATCCTGCTTGATTACACGAGCATCATCTTTACTTTTAGTATTTTCACGATCTCGATCAACGTGCTCGCCGGGATCATGCACGGGACCGGGGATACGAAAACGCCGTTGTATGCGACCCTGATCGTAAACATCCTGCATGTGGCGGTGGCCTATCCGCTGATCTACGGATATCTCGGGCTTCCAAAACTCGGGGTCAAAGGCGCGGCCATCGCCATCGCGATCTCCGAGGGCATGGGCGCAATATTCCTCCTTGGCCGCTCTTTGCGCAAGCAATACATAATCGGCAGCAGGACTCTGGAGATGAAATACACGGCCATGACGTTCAAACTGGGGTATCCTATCTTTATCGACCGTCTGCTCCAGAACGCGGGTTCACTGGTTTTCGCCAAGGTAATTCTGCTTTACGGGACCACTGTGTATGCCGCGCACCAGGTTGGTATGGCCATCGAGGCTTTTTCGTTTATGCCCGGCTTTGGCATTGCCGTCGCGGCTACAACCATGGTGGGCCAGAACCTCGGGGCCGGCAAGCCGGAGCATGCCCGTCTCTCCGCATATGAAGCCAACCGCCTTGCCGTTGTGCTGATGGCAGGGATGGGCCTGGTGTTCTTTTTCTTTCCCTACGCACTGCTCAAGGCATTCACGAGCGACCCTGAAGTTATCAAATATGGTATTCTGTATATGAAGATCGTGGCATTCGCACAGATACCGCTCGCCATAACCATGGTGCTTGCCGGATCGCTCCGCGGAGCGGGGGACACCGGGTTCATCATGTTCTCCACGGTTGCAGGTATGTGGTTTATCCGGCTGCCGGTCGCGGCTTTGCTCGCGACTGTTTTTAAAGCCGAGATCCATTATGTATGGTCGGTCATGATCGCGGACTGGCTGGTGAGGATGTCCCTTCTGCTCTGGAGATATCGCAGGCAGAACTGGGGAAGACTTGAGATATGATGAAACAGTAGGACGTGGGATGTAGGGAGCCAGGAAAACGACGAAGGAGGATATATGCCTGATATTCAATCAATGATCGGCAAGGAAGTGGACGTCATAGCGAACGGAATGAAATATACCGGCACGTTGATAGAAGTCTCCGATGTCGAAGTGCATCTCAAAAGTTCGATGCAGTGGATAGCGCTTCCGGTATCTTCGGTGAGTGAGGTCAGGCTTAAAGGCAGCGAGACTCGCGAGCCTGAACGGTTTGGAGACTGGGGGCAAGGGGAGGGGGCCTGAAACGCTACCCTGTCTCGATCCTGAGTTTCTTCAGCTTCCGATATAAGGTCGCAAGGTCGACCCCGAGCTTGTTCGCCGCCGCTTCCTTGTTCCCTTTATTTTCCATCATGCTTCTTCGTATATATTCCCGCTCAAATTCATCGAGCGCCTGCCTGAGCGATGAGGTCGAAACTCCTTCAATGTCGAGGGTCCTGAACTTGTCCGGCAGGTCGTGAATGGTGATCACTTCCCCGTCGGCGAGCACGGTTGCCCGTTCGATCGTATTTCTCAGTTCCCTGATGTTGCCCGGCCAGTCATAGGCGAGCAGGGCCTGCATTGCCTCGTAATCGATGTCCTTGACCGTCTTTCCCGCTTCCTTTGCGGCGATCGTAAGATAATGTTTGATGAGCATCGGGATATCGTCACGCCGCTCGCGCAGCGACGGCATGTGGATCTCAATGACGTTCAAACGATAGTAAAGGTCTTCTCGAAAACGACCTTCCTTCACGCGCTGCATGAGGTCGGCATTCGTGGCGGCTATGATCCTGACCTCCACGGTGATGACCCGCGTGTCGCCCACGGGGGTGAGCTCCTTGGTCTGGATGACGTGGAGCAGTTTTACCTGAAGCGCTTGCGGCAGTTCTCCGATCTCATCGAGAAAGAGAGTGCCGCCGTTCGCCATGGTGATAAGGCCCTTCTTGTCCTCGTTTGCCGAGGTGAAGGCGCCCTTCTTGTGCCCGAACAGCTCGCTTTCCAGCAGGTTCTCCGGGATGGCGCCGCAATTGATGGAAATGAACGGTTTGTCCTTGCGAGGGCCTCCTTCGTGGATTGCCAGCGCCACGAGGCCCTTGCCCGTGCCGCTATCGCCGGTAATCAGGACGTTACTCTTGTTCGGGATCACTTTTTCCATGACCGTGAATACTTTTTGCAGGGGATCGGAGCTGCCGATGATGTTCGTGAAAGCGGCGGGGCGCTGACTGAGTTCCTGGCGCAGGATCTGGTTTTCAAGCCGGAGCTCGCGGCTCTGGAGGATGCTCTTGACGGTCAGCCTGATCTCGTCATTGATGAAGGGCTTGGTGATATAGTCCGTGGCGCCTGCGCGCATGGCCTCTACCGCTGACAGGACGGAGGCGAAGGCGGTCATCATGACCACCGTCGATTCAGGGCTTATTTGCCTGGCCTGCTTCAGCACCTCGAACCCGTCCATTTTCTCCATCTTGATGTCGGTCATGATGATGTCGAAGTTTTCCCGCTTGATGAGTTCGAGCGCCTGCTCTCCGTTGTACGCTTCCTTGACCGAGTATCCCTCCTTGGTGAGGATGATGTTCAGGGCCATGCAGATGTCTTTTTCATCGTCGACGACCAGAATATTCGCGTTGTCCATGACAGCTGTCTCCCTTATCCCTGATCGATCGGAAGTGTGATGGTGAAGATCGTGCCTCTTCCTACTTCACTATCCACCCTGATGTCGCCCTTGA
Above is a genomic segment from Nitrospirota bacterium containing:
- a CDS encoding MATE family efflux transporter, whose protein sequence is MQPNIRQQVFSLALPVVLSSLLQRSVGIVDIFLVGGLGASSIAAVGIAQIMVFVLMSLSWGINVGVTVQVSQLWGAGRKGDAAKAAFQAMLLAVGAALLMMLLGLSFGGPVASMLGANNEVQSILLDYTSIIFTFSIFTISINVLAGIMHGTGDTKTPLYATLIVNILHVAVAYPLIYGYLGLPKLGVKGAAIAIAISEGMGAIFLLGRSLRKQYIIGSRTLEMKYTAMTFKLGYPIFIDRLLQNAGSLVFAKVILLYGTTVYAAHQVGMAIEAFSFMPGFGIAVAATTMVGQNLGAGKPEHARLSAYEANRLAVVLMAGMGLVFFFFPYALLKAFTSDPEVIKYGILYMKIVAFAQIPLAITMVLAGSLRGAGDTGFIMFSTVAGMWFIRLPVAALLATVFKAEIHYVWSVMIADWLVRMSLLLWRYRRQNWGRLEI
- a CDS encoding carboxylesterase family protein, whose amino-acid sequence is MVSQVLKTISLCIALIFFMSCSSGSKGNDATPAPTPATTTNLGTGLIVTTAGQIQGKVSGGIGSYLGIPYAAPPTGNLRWKPPQAVTSWPSIRPAMAYGNPCPQHIDAQLNDLSGGGTIDEDCLYLNVWTPATSVSDALPVMVWIHGGGLIMGSGAYSANIGENLARSQNIVVVTINYRLGMLGFFANSELDAEDPDHVSGNYGFKDQIYALRWVRDNISSFGGDPGNVTIFGESAGALSVHILMVSPLAGGLFHRAIAESGTPLEKLRGLIGIEAIGDQFALKFGFSGPGVVANLRAKTWQEILAQDNSGVIAPGDQIAKLIAIDGKLLTDTPANLYIQGKEAAVPLLMGTNQDEGSLYVQKAQDAGWWTDPSTAYSSLVSELTQVYGDASCTNILNEYVINNLSTVEVIKNAYENILTDGTFIAPTRRTVRAHTAANNAAYLYHFTRKPPILQQPWASLGSYHGLEVFYVFGTFPAYLGFATEDSDLSAAMMGYWSRMALSGTPNGTGAIVAWPLYDDVTDQHLVLDSTISTDFGLRQSYCAFWDTIP
- a CDS encoding sigma-54 dependent transcriptional regulator; this encodes MDNANILVVDDEKDICMALNIILTKEGYSVKEAYNGEQALELIKRENFDIIMTDIKMEKMDGFEVLKQARQISPESTVVMMTAFASVLSAVEAMRAGATDYITKPFINDEIRLTVKSILQSRELRLENQILRQELSQRPAAFTNIIGSSDPLQKVFTVMEKVIPNKSNVLITGDSGTGKGLVALAIHEGGPRKDKPFISINCGAIPENLLESELFGHKKGAFTSANEDKKGLITMANGGTLFLDEIGELPQALQVKLLHVIQTKELTPVGDTRVITVEVRIIAATNADLMQRVKEGRFREDLYYRLNVIEIHMPSLRERRDDIPMLIKHYLTIAAKEAGKTVKDIDYEAMQALLAYDWPGNIRELRNTIERATVLADGEVITIHDLPDKFRTLDIEGVSTSSLRQALDEFEREYIRRSMMENKGNKEAAANKLGVDLATLYRKLKKLRIETG